From Punica granatum isolate Tunisia-2019 chromosome 1, ASM765513v2, whole genome shotgun sequence:
gatACAATTGGGATCCTTAAATCCTTTTTGTCCCACACCGGTCAAATGGCTTGAAATCCTTTCCCCAAgccattatatatacatggcAGTGTATTGAGATATTAGATATAGATAACATACAACATATATGCACGtgtatatatgatatacatgtatgtatataaaatgggattattgagttgaattgttaaacTCATTAAGTCCAATTAAGTTTAATAATTCCGGGTGTCGCaccggtgtttctttcgagtgttggccgctagcaccgccgatttcgaagactcgtcgacaaagtcggtgtggataccggtagaggcgtcacgcgtgggacgctcggtcgacaattttaaatattccaagtacgcttttatttactcttattcttctagtaggtcttggaattagtttcacgggtaggaaattttgaatttctgttcctttttcgcttccttTGCGCCTCGTGGAACTAGCAGATCGGTCCCTGGCCATGCATTATCTCCCTTCTTAAGTATTCACCTACATCTCTAGAGTATGATTATTCTATTATGTCTATAAGTGATATTGTGTGTGTTGGTGTGCATTCTGTTGTAATATCTAGCTATATAGGGTTAATTGCAGTATATAATCTAACGTTTGAAAGAATTCTTAGTTCTAatccaaacttgattttttacctgagatatcTCAACGTTAACGTATTGGTTTCACATCTAGCCCGACGTTaactttccgtccaaaattgacggaattgcacacgtggcacGTAAATTTGTAACACATGTAAGCAacattacaaaattaacgtgccacgtatgcaattccgtcaattttgaaCGGAATGTTAGCATCAGGCTAGATGTGAAACCAACACGTCAACGTCgggatatctcaggtaaaaaatcaagtttggacTGGAACTAAAAATTCCTTCAAACGTTAGGCTTTATGGCGCAATTATCCCcgctatatatataacttccATTTACGCAAACAACTCATGAAAAGCGAATTACATAAAGCCTTGAGGACTGTTGTGCAGTTTCTCCAAGTGAAAGGACTTTATCTATCGTTCAAAAGtttaatctatatctatctcaaaagtatgaaaataaaaataattatttatttcaacttCTTTTGCACCGAATAAACAGATCTCAAACATGTGCAGCATGCACCGAATAGATTAAGGAGAACTATTGGAACACGGCTGTCCatgtgcctttttttttttttttttgcgtacAACCGGCCGGCCACCTGAAAATtagggatatatatattttattcggGGAGGTCTATGATGCAATCATAGAATTTCCCATTTTAAGAAGGTTTATGGTGTAATCAGTTTTTTTGACCGTTggatgataaataaattatttgtttatttggcCGATGAAGCATAACATTCCGGTCTTTCTATTGGTCCCGACGTCCTTAAACTACGAGTGTCTGTGGTCGTCGTCTTCTTTTCAGCGTTTACTTTCATGGATAGCATTCATCAGCCAAGAATAAATCCATTGCCTGCAGCACTgcggagagagagggagagatgaGCTCCATGAACTCCAGTAAGACTCCTCTCTTTCCATATATCCAGATTAAGATTTTTGTGGTtgaatgtatgtatatatatcggCGCCTCGTTTCTCATCCCGCAACATAGCGTACTGTTGAATGCGAAATTATGCAGGCAGCGATTGCCAACATCGTAAAACAATTTATGATTTCTCGCTGTTGAAAAGGTCGAATGACCCCCttgtttgttattatatacATAGCATACTACTTCCCGACACTGCGATAGAGATGCGCTTCTCAAAATGTACATATTGCAGGTTCCGTCTCTTGCTGATTATCATTTGCTACAATATGCTCTTGCCTAGATGGATGTTCAAGCTTATCCCACAGCCTCTCCAGCTAATTTATCGATAAGTATTTCCGTATCCCAACTCCTAGTCCCTTTGAGTTTGGAGACCCATCGATAGGTAGAAGCGCGATTGAGAACTGAATCAGATAACAGGCATCGGAAATGGATGAAGAGCTCAAGGTCTTTCTGGCTGTATGGATCTGGACATTTGCTGCTCTCTATTATTGTTACTCTGCTGTATCTCAAATTCCAAAGGGTACAATGAGACTCTTGGCCCTTCTGccgatcttcttcttcctcaccGTTCTCCCTTTGAAACTTTCGTCCTTCCATCTCGGGTTACTCGCCGTTACCTCACTTACCTGGCTATGTAACTTCAAGGTCCTTCTTTTTGCCTTCGATAAAGGCCCTCTGGCAGAGTCCCGGAACCTCCTCCATTTCATTTCGGTCGCATGCTTACCCGTCAAACCACAATCCCCTGCAGATCGAACTCATGCTCAATCCCGAGATGCATTGGTCATGCCTAGAAATGTCCTGCTGGCAATCAAAGTTGTGCTTCTTGCTTTGATTTTTAAGGCCTATGCATACAGGCCTTTGATGCATCCGTACCTCGCCTCGGCTCTCTATTGCGTCCAGGTATACCTTCAAGCAGAACTCCTGATGGCTATTTTTGTGATCCCTGCTCGAGCCCTTATAGGGCCCGAGCTCGATCCACAGTTCAACGAGCCATATCTCGCTACGTCCTTGCAAGACTTCTGGGGCCACCGGTGGAATCTTTTTGTCTCAGGCCTTCTCCGTGCCACCGTATACCATCCTGCACGGAGTCTTTTTGCACCTGTTACAGGTCACAAGTTCGCGTCGCCGCTAGCTATGATCGCAACATTCACAGTCTCAGGCCTAATGCACGAGCTGATCTACTACTATGTGTCACGGGTTCGTCCCACGTGGGAGGTGACATGGTTCTTCGTGCTCCAAGGAGTCTGTGTGGTGGCCGAGGTGGCTGCGAAAAGGAGCCTGGGCAGGTGGTGGAGGCTTCACCGGGCTGTTTCAGGGCCATTGACAGTGGCGTTTGTGATGGTGACCAGTGTGTGGTTGTTCTTGCCTCAAGTGACCAGGAACGGCGTGGATGACAAGGCCATGGAGGAGCTGTATGGTTTGCTATGTTCTGGGAAGGAGAGTTTCAGTGCTTTTGCCAAGTTAGGGAAGAGCACAAGTATGTAACTACAAaagtgagagaaaaaaaaaaaacaattgttagaaataaatttaacttCTACTTCGATATTACTCTTTGATATCGATTACGAAGACTTGGTTTGGGAATGCTATTAAAATGAATAAGTACTTCAACGGAACTGCGTCAATAAATACCCCAATGGAGAGGAATTCGGGGGTGGTGAACCTCTGCATTGCTGAGTCGCTGACTACCGCCCCTGTCAAGGCTGCAGACAAACTCAGAGGCTGCCCATGATCTCAATGGGTGGCGGTGGCTGCCGATGGAGAGGCCATCCACCCTCAAAATGCCTACCTAGCTGCTTGCCAAATGAATAATAGCTTACATGTTGAAGCCTCCTCGGGTAGCCCCCATTTATAGTAAGAAGTATACCAGAAATCGGCGATAAATAGACACAACACCATGTGATATACTCGTTACACATAATACCTTCATCACATAGTGTATTTGGAAACAACACCGggcctttttttcttttggtatgAACCTAGGTATGGAAGCTTAATTGAGCCCCgattaatccagtcgagctgagtcggtccactaagggataaaattcTCACAGCATGTATTTTCTATTAGGCCTTTGCTTGGAAGTTCCGAACCAAGAgatttaaatttctattctCATCTGTATAGAAATATAGGAAGAATCAGAGTACACACACAATGTCTCCAATTGGAACGCTGAGTCTAGATTACGTCTGTACATACACATGCACGCATGGAAATCATTGGCTGTCGTCCATGTgcctccttttcttcttcttcttcgtcgtGTGTCATCTTACCTGTTATCGCATACTTACCTGTCAAAACACAATCCCCTGCTGATGGAACCCTTGCTCTATCCTGGGATGCCCTGATCGTGCTTAGAAATGTCCTACGAGCAGGCAAAGTGTTGCTTcatggttttctttttaaggCCTATAAATACAAGCCTTACATGCACCCGTACCTTGCATTAGCTCTCTACTGCGTCATGACATACCTTCATTAGAAATCCTGTTTTTTATGTTTGCAACTCTTGCTCGCGCCCTTCTAGGGTCCGAGCTCGAACTGCAGTTTAACGAGCCCTACCTCGCTACGTCCTTGCAAGACTTCTGGGGCTGCTGGTGAAATATTTTTGTCAAAGGCCTCCTCCGCTCCACAGTATACCATCCTGTACGGAGTCTTTTTGCACCCGTTATGGGTCATGAGTTGGCTGCACTacaagctgcaattgcaacaATCACATTCACTGGCTTATCGCATAAGTTGGTCTACTGCTACGCCACACGGGTTCGGCATATGTGGCAGGTAACGTGGTTCTTTGTGCTCCATGGAGTCTGTCTGGTCGTTGAGGTGGCCACAAAGAGAAGTACTCTGGGCAGGTGAAGGAGGTTCCACCGGGCTGTTTCGGGGCCATTGACAATGGCTTTTGTGGTGGTGACCGCTTTTTGGTTGTTCTTCCCTCCACTGGTGAGAAACGGTGTGGATGAGAAGGCCGTGAAGGAGTTCTCCGTTTTGCTACGTTATGGGAAGGAGACTTTTTAGTGGTCTTATTACCAAATTACGGTAAAGCTAAAATGATATATAAGtttgtttttgtaagaaaataatttataagtCGAAGAATCGAAAGTTATAATCCCCATCCTCGCATCTCTAATTTCATAAGCTTTTTGCGGAGTCTCATAGAATCACAACATGACTTGATCACGCTTCCCTTGGAAAAATTGCAATGCAGGTTCCATCTCGATCGTGTCGACGATCAATTGCCACAACCTGCTCTTACCAAATATTATACATGTTATGATTGTAGTAGGTCCATGGacttttctattaaaaaaaagaaaaagaaaaagaaagcttCTAATCAATCCTCCGAAATCTGCTGAAATAGGAGATGCAGAATTATTGCCCATAAAGTTGCTACATCCCCTGCCAATATTTCTATTCGGAGGATGAAATCGGCAGATTTTGTCGCATGATATTGCATATCTCAAAAATATATAGTATACATAGAGATAATCTTATGTTCGGGGCCTCATTAAAGGGGGAGTTTGCGGAGACTAATCAGAATATGTCACGTTATAGTGTGTCGAAAGACTTTCAGTGAACTACCTTATTAAATAACAAATTTaacaagaaatttattattttgaaatataataaGACACTagttaaataataagaaattttactttttaataagATAATATACTCTTTTGTAAGaaacttattaattaaaaatttaacaaGACTCAGAAATAAGTTATCTTACAAAATAATGAGACTCGCTATTTTTTGAGATACCCTTAAAATTACACTTTTAGGGGACTCCCTATGGTAGACACTCCCATTATACATAT
This genomic window contains:
- the LOC116190294 gene encoding long-chain-alcohol O-fatty-acyltransferase-like — its product is MDEELKVFLAVWIWTFAALYYCYSAVSQIPKGTMRLLALLPIFFFLTVLPLKLSSFHLGLLAVTSLTWLCNFKVLLFAFDKGPLAESRNLLHFISVACLPVKPQSPADRTHAQSRDALVMPRNVLLAIKVVLLALIFKAYAYRPLMHPYLASALYCVQVYLQAELLMAIFVIPARALIGPELDPQFNEPYLATSLQDFWGHRWNLFVSGLLRATVYHPARSLFAPVTGHKFASPLAMIATFTVSGLMHELIYYYVSRVRPTWEVTWFFVLQGVCVVAEVAAKRSLGRWWRLHRAVSGPLTVAFVMVTSVWLFLPQVTRNGVDDKAMEELYGLLCSGKESFSAFAKLGKSTSM